One segment of Nostoc piscinale CENA21 DNA contains the following:
- the dpdG gene encoding protein DpdG: MSHPMFNDALRESIKCKLLIEEDEEVAINPNLPQDAINPQLGDRLLPDTFTYLFFASDNEDEEDFGRVCAWYLAQNIYDAPGTWEEVENLVSEQKVGDFLKMSSSRLFVQMDDWMRYLGFAWGHTLGGKPVTVPDPTAYFKRNLKHLFNGRQEITIQDFINRLAKRCPLFETGKFREEVENQIGTREPNFLSTSTAFALFRLQDEGEIQLERKSDAALMILPKVNNQVDDHGRISHIIWKGEKS; this comes from the coding sequence ATGTCACATCCCATGTTCAATGATGCTCTTAGGGAAAGTATAAAATGTAAACTTTTAATTGAAGAGGATGAAGAAGTTGCAATTAATCCAAATTTACCACAAGACGCAATAAATCCTCAGCTTGGTGACAGGCTATTACCTGATACTTTCACTTATCTATTTTTTGCATCTGATAACGAAGATGAAGAAGACTTTGGTCGAGTTTGTGCTTGGTATTTAGCACAGAATATTTATGATGCGCCTGGAACTTGGGAAGAAGTAGAAAATCTGGTTAGCGAACAAAAAGTAGGCGATTTTTTGAAAATGTCAAGCAGTCGCCTTTTTGTCCAAATGGATGACTGGATGCGCTACCTGGGTTTTGCATGGGGTCATACTTTAGGAGGAAAACCTGTAACAGTTCCAGATCCAACTGCTTATTTTAAACGAAATCTCAAGCATTTGTTTAATGGACGACAAGAAATTACAATTCAAGATTTTATTAATAGATTAGCAAAACGATGCCCTTTATTTGAAACCGGAAAGTTTCGAGAAGAAGTAGAAAACCAAATTGGCACACGGGAACCTAATTTTCTTTCTACAAGTACGGCTTTTGCCTTATTCAGACTTCAAGATGAGGGTGAGATTCAGCTTGAGAGAAAATCTGATGCAGCCTTGATGATTTTACCAAAAGTCAATAACCAAGTGGATGATCATGGGCGAATTTCTCACATTATTTGGAAAGGAGAAAAATCATGA
- the dpdH gene encoding protein DpdH, whose product MPLNILDIQKAGEKAREFYSLLINDEDLKKQTVIWLNEHLDEAITQVLNFGREDLQQLMREVRETLADKNIELVLLIEDFAKLQGIDREVLEAVLARPQQAENKPLCAMRTALACTTGYFEGLIKTFDTVQQRVTFSVNLNIDAVGEQSLITQNDIQVFVARYLNAVRLEEREIENWGNSQNRDELPSACSECEHSHACHTGFGHVQGMGLYPFNSKALAHMFSRVNPGEFNPRILIRDVLKHTLENSIDDIKNGTFPSVTLGNYFGNMRLSTDVKLHIQTKDPQNSKRREIFLDLWDDSNELCNLSPEVHTAFNLPLLDVKTKPKEIPQVIPENRRVPPRVVEPSGEYQIDTSLQEKLEELNSWNNQGQLSDTLAQHIRQLLFPAIIKKIEWDTEMLLKGSFIGSGGKLLKQENLIFHNPKKLKRTRYSGIIVSLPLNPDDDKEFTETVYVIQGILKYNKFGNWKFENGDRYFRMYAKYLECWSQYVIQKIRLYPRESGEPWNPVPAAVELLAISATMAGYPTNTLENLINSLFIDLDKNDDTTRASSWKKLFDTFSFKRNREALLDIVKSRIACTKGSNSTFQIIDAIQIVEPLAQVRKSWQPQQQIPEDVSDKFPELQKVRQQVDELLEKAIQEEYERQLDIYQRLISEFGEDVKKKDVIDVLKSAMEAAEDAGVFGAKKDLITTELEQFRRTAINPYKDTMKRVQTEKENPEGNIGKLLQYLSEDYQKVITDSSEFLKNTNNFLDASILEAKSRIAELEKSEGATVESSFQEICEGLANLRNLMNEIKGDTKCS is encoded by the coding sequence TTGCCACTTAATATTTTAGATATTCAAAAAGCTGGAGAAAAGGCACGAGAATTTTATAGTTTATTAATAAATGATGAGGATCTAAAGAAGCAAACTGTAATTTGGTTGAACGAACACTTGGATGAAGCCATCACCCAAGTTTTAAATTTTGGTCGAGAAGACTTGCAACAATTAATGCGGGAAGTTCGAGAGACATTAGCGGATAAAAATATTGAATTAGTGCTTTTAATTGAAGATTTTGCGAAATTACAAGGTATTGATAGAGAGGTATTAGAAGCCGTTTTAGCACGACCGCAGCAAGCAGAAAATAAGCCTTTATGTGCTATGCGTACAGCTTTAGCTTGTACTACAGGTTACTTTGAAGGGTTAATTAAAACATTTGATACAGTACAACAGCGTGTTACCTTCAGTGTCAATCTTAATATTGATGCAGTTGGTGAACAATCTTTAATTACTCAGAATGATATTCAGGTATTTGTTGCGAGATATTTGAATGCTGTTCGTTTAGAAGAAAGGGAAATTGAAAATTGGGGAAATTCTCAAAATAGAGATGAACTACCAAGTGCTTGTAGCGAATGCGAACATTCCCACGCTTGTCATACAGGATTTGGACATGTTCAGGGAATGGGTCTTTATCCTTTCAATTCTAAAGCTTTAGCGCACATGTTTAGTAGGGTAAATCCAGGTGAATTTAATCCCCGAATTTTAATCAGAGATGTTTTAAAACACACTCTAGAAAATTCTATTGATGATATTAAAAATGGAACTTTTCCTTCAGTTACTTTAGGAAACTACTTTGGTAACATGAGATTGAGTACTGATGTAAAGTTACATATTCAAACTAAAGATCCACAAAATTCAAAGCGTCGGGAGATATTTTTAGATTTGTGGGATGATAGTAATGAACTTTGCAATTTGTCTCCAGAAGTTCATACTGCGTTTAACTTACCTCTGCTTGATGTCAAGACTAAACCGAAAGAAATTCCGCAGGTTATACCCGAAAATCGTCGAGTACCGCCAAGGGTTGTAGAACCTTCAGGGGAATATCAGATTGATACTTCGCTACAAGAAAAGCTGGAAGAACTCAACAGTTGGAATAATCAAGGACAACTCTCAGATACGCTTGCACAACATATTCGTCAGTTACTTTTCCCCGCTATTATCAAAAAAATCGAATGGGATACGGAAATGCTGCTGAAGGGTAGTTTCATCGGTAGTGGTGGTAAGTTACTTAAGCAAGAAAATCTCATTTTCCATAACCCAAAGAAACTTAAGAGAACACGTTATTCTGGAATTATTGTATCGCTGCCTCTTAACCCAGATGATGATAAGGAATTTACAGAAACTGTATACGTAATTCAAGGTATATTAAAGTACAATAAATTCGGTAACTGGAAGTTTGAAAATGGCGATCGCTATTTTCGTATGTACGCAAAGTATCTAGAATGCTGGAGTCAGTACGTCATCCAAAAAATTCGCCTTTATCCCCGAGAGTCTGGTGAACCTTGGAACCCCGTACCTGCTGCGGTGGAATTGTTAGCGATTAGTGCCACAATGGCAGGGTATCCTACTAATACGCTCGAAAATTTGATTAATTCTTTGTTTATCGACTTAGATAAAAACGATGATACGACTCGTGCATCTAGTTGGAAAAAGCTGTTTGATACTTTTAGTTTCAAGAGAAACCGAGAAGCATTATTAGATATTGTTAAAAGTCGAATTGCTTGTACAAAAGGTAGTAATTCAACATTTCAAATTATTGATGCTATTCAAATTGTTGAGCCTTTAGCACAAGTACGTAAATCTTGGCAACCTCAACAGCAAATTCCTGAAGATGTCAGCGATAAGTTTCCAGAGTTACAAAAGGTACGTCAACAAGTCGATGAACTTCTAGAGAAAGCCATCCAAGAAGAGTACGAACGACAGCTAGATATTTATCAGCGTCTCATATCTGAATTTGGAGAAGATGTTAAGAAAAAGGATGTGATTGACGTTCTTAAATCTGCAATGGAAGCAGCAGAAGATGCAGGTGTATTTGGTGCTAAAAAGGACTTGATAACAACTGAGTTAGAACAGTTCAGGCGTACAGCAATTAACCCTTACAAAGATACAATGAAACGCGTACAAACTGAAAAAGAAAACCCAGAAGGTAACATCGGTAAATTACTTCAGTACTTGAGTGAAGATTATCAAAAA